The Coleofasciculus sp. FACHB-T130 genome has a segment encoding these proteins:
- a CDS encoding WGxxGxxG family protein, which produces MKRSDLSKFIGAGVLSLSMAVLPLTVPASAQTNTDTNTTTNTAPRQDVRTVESDRNFDWGWLGLLGLLGLAGLAGRKHEEPTRYRDPDPVSRTGYRE; this is translated from the coding sequence ATGAAACGATCTGATTTATCCAAATTTATTGGAGCTGGCGTTCTCTCCTTAAGTATGGCGGTTCTGCCTTTGACTGTGCCTGCTTCTGCTCAAACCAACACTGATACAAATACAACTACAAACACCGCTCCTCGGCAAGACGTTAGAACCGTTGAAAGCGATCGCAATTTTGATTGGGGCTGGTTGGGCTTGCTGGGACTGCTTGGTTTAGCAGGCTTAGCGGGTCGCAAGCATGAAGAGCCAACCCGTTACCGCGACCCCGATCCAGTAAGTCGTACCGGCTACAGAGAGTAA